TTTGCTTTGGAAGAACTAAAAGAGCTGGAAGAAGGGGTGGAACGTGCATTGTTGAAACAAAAATTAAACGATTTTCACGCAGAATTGCCAGCAGAAGATAATGCTCTGAAAAGGCTTGAACAATCGACAAGAAGTAACCGCTCTGTTTGGTATGCTGTTGCCGCCGTCTTCGTGATTGCCATGGGAGTGCTTTGGGTATATTCTTCTGAACCTACAAACGAGAAACTTTTTGCAAAGTATTTTACTCCAGACCCTGGGTTACCTACTGTGATGAGTACATCAAGTAATTACGATTTTTATGATGCCATGGTAGATTATAAAAGAGAAAATTACAGTATGGCCATTCAAAAATGGACATCGTTGCAAGCTATTAAACCCAATAACGATACCCTAAACTATTTTATAGGAGTGGCACAATTGGCGAACAAAAATGAAGCAGCAGCAATGATGTATCTTAAAAAAGTTTCAGACAATTCTCAGAATGTTTTTTATGCTGAAACCAACTTTTATTTAGGATTAGCACAATTACAAGCAAACGATATTGAGGCTGCTAAAAAAAGCTTTGGTAAGTCATCACTGCCTAAAAGTAAACTCATCTTAGAAGAAATTACAAAGTAAGACCTAGCTTATGAAACAACAACACTTATTAGGAAGACTACTATTTGTCTGTTGTTTTTTCTTTAATTCAGCTGAAATTTTTGCTCAAGAGACTCAGGATGAAAAAATAATAGATGTTTTCTTAAATGTAGAGAATGTTGCCAAAGCAGATTCGGTTTTACAAA
This Rasiella rasia DNA region includes the following protein-coding sequences:
- a CDS encoding tetratricopeptide repeat protein — protein: MNLNKNISEENFNRIDRYLGDFMPKEERISFEKELKTTPSLQFALEELKELEEGVERALLKQKLNDFHAELPAEDNALKRLEQSTRSNRSVWYAVAAVFVIAMGVLWVYSSEPTNEKLFAKYFTPDPGLPTVMSTSSNYDFYDAMVDYKRENYSMAIQKWTSLQAIKPNNDTLNYFIGVAQLANKNEAAAMMYLKKVSDNSQNVFYAETNFYLGLAQLQANDIEAAKKSFGKSSLPKSKLILEEITK